One window of Aspergillus oryzae RIB40 DNA, chromosome 3 genomic DNA carries:
- a CDS encoding phosphatidate phosphatase App1 family protein (predicted protein) produces the protein MVIFPSYARRLVKDYDRQRRGSTSTLDEYRGVAEETELERLEREVLEDENAIVAVDVRGWVYSPHRGPMNRKQRLLIALARKLSGVPAPSNYSTDSEGPDSDNASIGKASGKRDDELVDAEAQSIIRKAEGRADAAWKSSASERDGEATPARPLQRTTTSSTLEPSQMSMDELSIANAHLMERLRPFLSNPMNQQPVTVFFFNDGKSQSRSVLTDESGHFTLRAALPFIPTHIRVLASEDLSAMKQVEVIEPSGVSLISDIDDTVKHSAIANGAKEIFRNTFIRELADLTVSGVSEWYTKLAKMGVQIHYVSNSPWQLYPLLERYFKLAGLPPGSFHLKQYSGMLQGIFEPTAERKKGSLEQLLRDFPTRRFILVGDSGEADLEVYTDIALANPGRILGIFIRDVTTSDHKQFFEKSIDHLEPHPSRTRSTPQLIDASDVAPNRPALPPRRPRAPDHRSADAISLDNADLIDLRDDDDLPDTYASERLPSPSNLLRSTTTNPSSARSSTNSVDSDQQSVAGSAPPAPLPNKREELWRRRWERAHDILTDKGVVLGSWRVGTDVQDVTMWLVQEAMKDVPRSDTRKN, from the exons atggtgatTTTCCCGAGTTACGCGAGGCGACTTGTTAAAGACTACGACAGACAGCGTCGGGGATCGACTTCGACGCTCGACGAATACCGCGGTGTGGCCGAGGAGACGGAGCTGGAAAGACTTGAAAGAGAGGTattggaggatgagaatgcgATCGTCGCGGTTGATGTGCGAGGCTGGGTGTACTCGCCTCATCGCGGGCCGATGAATCGTAAGCAACGCTTGCTGATTGCACTCGCGAGGAAACTAAGCGGTGTACCGGCGCCGAGTAATTATTCGACCGATTCTGAAGGTCCCGATTCCGATAACGCTTCTATAGGAAAGGCGTCGGGCAAAAGAGATGATGAGCTTGTGGATGCAGAGGCGCAATCGATCATCAGAAAAGCGGAAGGGAGGGCCGATGCTGCTTGGAAATCCAGTGCGTCGGAACGAGATGGCGAAGCTACCCCTGCACGACCTCTACAAAGAACgacgacatcatcaacgCTCGAACCTTCTCAAATGAGCATGGATGAGCTGTCCATTGCAAACGCACATCTTATGGAGAGACTGCGCCCTTTCTTGTCGAATCCCATGAACCAGCAGCCTGTCACTGTGTTCTTTTTCAATGATGGGAAGAGCCAATCGAGAAGCGTATTGACCGACGAGTCAGGCCATTTTACTTTACGCGCAGCCTTGCCTTTTATTCCGACTCATATCCGTGTCCTAGCATCGGAGGATCTCTCTGCTATGAAACAGGTCGAGGTCATCGAACCAAGCGGTGTCAGTCTCATCAGTGATATTGACGACACGGTGAAACATTCAGCTATCGCAAATGGAGCGAAAGAAATCTTTCGGAATACTTTCATTCGCGAATTGGCTGATCTGACTGTCAGCGGTGTCTCAGAGTGGTATACTAAGCTGGCTAAAATGGGTGTTCAGATACACTACGTCTCCAATTCACCTTGGCAGCTATATCCGTTGTTGGAGCGCTACTTTAAATTGGCAGGATTACCTCCTGGTTCCTTTCACCTCAAGCAATACAGTGGTATGCTCCAGGGGATATTCGAGCCTACTgcagaaaggaagaagggcTCCCTTGAACAACTACTTCGGGACTTTCCGACGCGCAGGTTCATTCTAGTCGGTGATAGCGGCGAGGCAGACCTCGAAGTTTACACCGACATTGCCCTGGCCAACCCTGGAAGGATCTTGGGCATCTTTATCCGCGACGTCACCACATCAGATCACAAGCAGTTCTTTGAGAAGTCCATCGATCACCTGGAGCCTCACCCATCGCGCACTCGCAGCACTCCCCAGCTCATCGATGCTAGTGATGTAGCACCCAATCGGCCTGCATTACCTCCTCGTCGCCCTCGAGCACCAGACCATCGATCTGCTGATGCCATAAGCCTAGATAATGCCGATCTGATCGACCTTCgtgatgatgacgatctGCCTGACACG TACGCTTCAGAGCGTCTCCCGTCTCCCTCTAATCTCCTCCGATCTACAACCACCAACCCCTCATCAGCCAGATCAAGCACAAACAGTGTAGACAGCGACCAACAATCTGTTGCCGGATCGGCGCCTCCCGCTCCATTGCCCAATAAGCGTGAAGAACTCTGGCGGAGACGCTGGGAAAGAGCTCACGATATTCTAACGGATAAGGGCGTGGTGCTGGGTAGTTGGCGAGTCGGCACCGATGTCCAAGATGTCACGATGTGGTTGGTGCAGGAGGCGATGAAAGATGTTCCTCGCTCGGATACGAGGAAGAACTGA